A stretch of DNA from Desulfovibrio sp.:
CGCGGTACACCGCCCGCTTGCGGTCACGCACCCGGGCGATGTGGTTGCGGTTCTCGTAGGCGAAGATGGCCGGATTGAAGTACGGCGTGCTGGCGGCGAAGGAATAGATCTCCTCAAGGGTCTCAAAGCCGGCCCGCCAGCGCGCGGGGTCGTAGCCGAGGAAGCGGAGGATCCGGTCGGTGTCCTTGCTCACCACGCGTTCGGCGAACTGGTAGTTCCCTTCGCGAAAGACGACGGACAGTCCATCATGCCCGTATCGCACTCCCATCTTGTGAGCGATGCGCCCCAGGAAATTGCCAAGGTCGTTCCAGGAATAGTAGGCCAGCGCGGTGTCGAAATTCTCCGGCGCCTGGCCGATCAGGTCGACCTGCAGTTCCCGGCACTCGAAGCTGACGACGTTGCCGTTGCCGACGACTTCTTTCGGATTCCACACCTCCACGGCCCAGCGCCGGAGATCGCCGGTCGGGGCGGTCTCCACCAGGATGTCCATGTCGCCGAAGTCGGGCTTTGCCCTATACGCCGGCAGCACTGCGCTGCGCCGGCCGGGAAAATCGGCCTGCAGGCGAGCCAGCACCTCGCTGGCCAGGACCGCGAATTCTTCCGCCTGGTACCGGCGGGTGGTGCAGTTCTTGAGCGCGTTGCCGCCCATGGTGTCAGCCCTCCATCCGCCGAAGGTGTCGTTGCAGCAGCAGTTGTTCGCCGTCCTGCAGGGCCTGCCGCGCCTGCTGAAGCAGGACCCGCGCCGTGGGGCAGGTATCGGCCGCTCCGGACAACACATTCAACAGGGCGGACTTCTCCCGGAGATAGACGGTAGCGAAGTCCGGGTTGTGTTCGACGATGCTCGCCGTGTTGTCAATCAGGTCGGCGAGCTTGACCGCCTTGGCGCGCGCCGAGGCCTGCGCCAAGTGTTCACGGTCCTTGGACTTGCGGGTGATGCGGTTGCCATCCCCGGGGCGCGAGACATCGGTCAGCCAGAAGACGAGTTCGGCGACGTCGTCGCCGAACTGGCCGCGGATGGCGGGGGGCGAGACCCGGGGGTCCGCGGCCGCGGCCGGCCGGAGCCCGGCGGGGCNNNNNNNNNNCCCCCACCACCCCCGGTCGGCCACGGCGTCGCCGAACTGGCCGCGGATCTCGTCGAGCGAGACCCGGGTGTCCTCGACCACGTCATGCAGCCACGCCGCGGCCACCATGGCATCGTCGCCGCCAGCGTCGGCCACTAAGCGGGCCACGGCCCGCGGATGCTCGACATAGGGCTCGCCGGTGTACTTCCGCACCTGGCCGACGGCCGCGTGTGCTTCGGCGGCGAATGCAGCGGCGCGGGCGATGAGGGTGGGCATCATCCCTCCATTTCCTCTGCGGCGCGGCGCACAGCATAGCTGGCAACATACCCGTCGAGGACGTTCCCGGTGGGACGGATGAGCCGGTATAGGGCCTGCCGCGTCCTGGTGTCCGCCATCTGACCTTTGCGATGGGCGAACAGGAACGACCGAGCCGGCTCGGGGATAGTTTTCAGAGCCAGCCCGACTTCCTTGTCGGTGGCGGCCGACCACTTCGTCGCTTCCGCGTCGATCTCGGCCACGATGCTGTCAAGCTGCCGCTGCAAAAGGGTGCGGATCTGGTCGAAGTCGTCCCAGAACTCCTCCGGCAAGTCGCGCCGCATGGCCAGGTCGCTCCCGGCCTGCATGGCATCCCAGACGGTCAGCGGCGACAGGTTGCTGATCAGCGCATGCAGGCGCCGATATTCATTGCCTTTCAGCTTCAGACGGGTGCCGTCGGCGAAGCGCAGCACGTAACCTTCCTCGCCGACCGGCAGGGTGGCGGTGTGAGCGACCAGTGCCGCCAGCGAAGCGCAGGCGAACACGCGCGCCAGCGGCATGCCGCCGAGGTCGAGAGCCTCCATCTCCCGGCGTGTCCACTCGCGCCCGTCGTCGGCATAGACACCCAGAAGGCGGCATTCGTCCTCCGGATACCGAACCACGATCTTGTTCGACGGCCCGATCAGTTCGGACAGGTAGGTCGGCCCAGGCGCCATCCGCCCGAACGGGAGCTTGGACAAGGCCGCCTTGGCTTGGTCCGAGTTGAACTCGCCCTTGGTCGCCGTCCGCCAATTGTCATTGTGGTGGAAGGCAATGATCAGCGACCCGTCCAACTTCTCGAAAGCCTCGAAGTCGTCGGACGGCGCGGTGCGTCCGCCTTCGCCGAGGTTGTGGAATTTTGGGAACGGCGTGGCGACGATCCGCCGGGCAGCCCGGTCCAGAACGAGACCACGGGCGACGCTCGTGAACTGGTTCCACACCTCGTCGTAAACGGCGCGCGTGGTGTAGCAGAACAGCGAGAGATCGCCATCCCGCCGTTCGTACACCACCCCGTCGGCAATGGCCGCATTCAGCCCGCCGAGCAGGGTGTCGTAGTCCATGAGGTGGGCCGGGTGACGCATAGTGGATTCCCCCTGAGGGCTTAGTTGAACTCGGTGGCCTCGCCCTTGCGGGTGAGGTAGTCGCCGGACACCGACTTGAGGATGACGCGGCCAATGGCATCGTCGCGCCGTTCGGTGACCGGGACGATCACCACGCCCTCGCGGATGTGCGCGCCGGCGCCGACCACGCTCT
This window harbors:
- a CDS encoding RNA ligase, with product MDYDTLLGGLNAAIADGVVYERRDGDLSLFCYTTRAVYDEVWNQFTSVARGLVLDRAARRIVATPFPKFHNLGEGGRTAPSDDFEAFEKLDGSLIIAFHHNDNWRTATKGEFNSDQAKAALSKLPFGRMAPGPTYLSELIGPSNKIVVRYPEDECRLLGVYADDGREWTRREMEALDLGGMPLARVFACASLAALVAHTATLPVGEEGYVLRFADGTRLKLKGNEYRRLHALISNLSPLTVWDAMQAGSDLAMRRDLPEEFWDDFDQIRTLLQRQLDSIVAEIDAEATKWSAATDKEVGLALKTIPEPARSFLFAHRKGQMADTRTRQALYRLIRPTGNVLDGYVASYAVRRAAEEMEG
- a CDS encoding HD domain-containing protein, translating into MPTLIARAAAFAAEAHAAVGQVRKYTGEPYVEHPRAVARLVADAGGDDAMVAAAWLHDVVEDTRVSLDEIRGQFGDAVADRGWWG